The following is a genomic window from Gammaproteobacteria bacterium.
GACAATCCATCAGCGCCATCAAGGCGCTCGCCGTATCCATACTACAGGCGGGTGACAATACTCGACGGGCGAACGACAGCGCCCGCACCATCACCGAGGTCTCACAACGCATCTATGACACCGTACGGGGGTTGATGAGCCGGCTGCGGCCGGTGATACTCGATGAATTGGGTCTGCTGCCGGCGCTGCAAAATCTGGTGGATGACTGGAATGAGCATCACGGTGACGCCTTCTGCCGGCTTGATGTGTCTGGTGAACTTCCCGCGCTCAAAGAGGATGTCAAAATCAACCTGTACCGCATCGTGCAGGAGGCGTTGACGAATGTGGCCAAACATGCGCGCGCGGGCGAAGTCGCCGTCACGCTGAATTCCTGTCCTGTCCGAGAAGGCGACGGTCTGGAGCTGCAAATCAAGGACAACGGCATCGGCATGCCCGAAGCAGTGACGGGAGGGCTGGGCTTGCGCGGCATGCGGGAGCGCGCGGAGGCACTTGGCGGAACATTCGAATTGCACAATGCGCCGGAAGGCGGCGTTCGTGTGCGAATACGGATCCCCATGACGGGATAACATTGAATGATCGATCCTGACGACGGCAACAATAAAAAAATCCGGGTGCTGCTGGTGGACGATCACGCCGTGGTTCGCGCCGGTTACTCCGCGCTGTTGAAAAACACCGACTGCATCGAGGTCGTGGCCGAGGCGGAAAACGGCAACTCGGCGATAAAGATTTTCACCGATGTGCATCCGGACGTGGTCATCATGGATCTGTCGCTGCCCGGTATCGGCGGTCTGGATGCCATGCGCCGCATCCTGGCCCGCGATCCCCACGCCCGCATCCTGGTGTTCAGCATGCACGAGGATATCGCCTTCGTGGAGCAGGCGCTGCAGGCCGGCGCGTGTGGTTACATCACCAAGAGCAGCGCGCCGCACGTCCTTGTGGAGGCGGTGCGGCGCATCGCCGCGGGAGACATCTACATGGATGGAGAAATCGCGCAGCGCATGGCCTTTCAGAAGGTCCGCGGCCGCGACACCCCGTTCGCCCACCTGTCCACGCGCGAATTCGAGATCTTCTGCCTCCTTGCCGAGGGCCTGAGCGCGCAGGACATCTCCAGGCGTCTTTCGCTGAGCTACAAAACGGTGGCCAATTACAGCACGCAGATCAGGAACAAGCTCAATGTCGACACCAATGCGGAACTCACCCGTCTCGCCATACGCCATGGCCTGGTGAAGGCCTGATCGGGAAAATTTCCCTGTATATGACGGGAAACAACTTACTGAATCGCGTTTGATATTACTGCACAATTACTGCCGTTGGTTCCTTAAATAAGCTGTCATCAATTTCCTGGGGGAGCGCTTTATGAAGCGAAGGTCTGCTGTTTTGCCTGTGGCGTGCCTCACGACATCGCTGCTGGGGATGGGCGTACAGGCGGCCGCGGAAGAACCCGCGCCGGAAACCCTGCAGGAAGTCGAGGTCATTGGCGTCACGCCCACCCATGGCGTGGGCCTGCCGAAAGAGCAAATACCGGTCAACGTCCAGTCCGCGACCAGCACGGACTTGGAAAGAGCGCAGAGCATGGACCTGGCGCGCTATCTCAACACCAACCTTGGCAGCGTCAACATCAACGAAGTCACGGGCAACCCTTTGCAACCTGACGTGCAATTCCGTGGATTCACCTCCTCGCCGCTGTTGGGCACGCCACAGGGACTGGCGGTGTACGTGGACGGCGTTCGCGTCAATGAGGTCTTCGGCGACATCGTCAATTGGGATCTCATACCGGATTCGATCATTTCCAGCATCAATTTGATCGGCGGCGCCAATCCCCTGTTTGGCCAGAACACGCTGGGCGGCGCGTTGTCCATACAGACCAAGAACGGGTTCACCGATCCGGGGATCAGCAATGAAGTTTCCGGTGGTTCGTTCGGCCGCGTCACCAATTCATTCGAGGCCGGCGGCAACAATGGCACGCTGGGTTATTTCCTGAATGTGCGCTATTTCGACGAGGACGGCTGGCGCAAGGCCTCGCCCTCCAATGCAGTCAATGTCTATGGCAGCGTGGGCTGGCATACTTCCGGGAACACGCTGGATTTGCACGTTTACAGTGGCGACACCTCGCTCACCGGTTTGCAACCCATTCCCGTGCAACAACTGGCGCAGGATCGCAGAGCCTTCTTCACCGCCACGGACAACACCGGGAACACCCTGGCAATGGTGAATCTGGAAGGGGCGCACTGGTTCAACGAAAAAACGGAAGTGTCCGGCAACGTCTATTACCGTTCGGTCGACACCAATGGTTTCAATAGCAATGTCGCGCCGTTTACGTCGGACGGCGCCGGCTTCCTGGTGGACGACGATGGCAATCCCGTGCTCGACCAGAATGGCGCCCCGGTACCCGACACCTTTAATGCCAGCAACGTCATTACAAAAACACAACAGCAAAGCTACGGCGGCGCGCTGCAATTCACTTTTTTGCAATCGCTGTTCCAGCGCGGCAATCAATTCATCGCCGGCGCCGCCTGGAACCAGGGGTTGGTTGATTTCAATTCAAAGTCGCAGGCCGCGCAACTGTTGCCCACGCTTTTCACCACCACGGACGCCAACATCTTCTTTCCCATTCAGGCTTCGGGCTTGAGCGGCCGCAGCCGCACCGTCTCGGGCTATTTCACCGACACGCTGTCGCTCACCGACAAACTCAATCTGACCGTCTCCGGCCGTTACAACAACACCCACATCGTATTGGCCGACGCGTTGGGCACCGACCCTCAAATCAACGGACAGCACGATTTCACACGTTTCAATCCGGCTGCAGGACTGACATGGCAGGCCCTGCCGGCGCTAAACGTGTACGGCGGCTACAGCGAGTCCTCGCGTGCGCCCACGCAGGTGGAATTGGAATGCGCGGATTCCACCGCGCCCTGCCTGCTGCCCAACAGCTTCCTTTCCGACCCGCCGCTGAAACAAGTGGTTGCCAAAAGTTTCGAAGGCGGTCTGCGCGGTAAATTAATGAATGCCGTGGATTGGAACGTCGACGCATTCAGCACCACCAACGGCAACGATATCATCTTCCAGACCACCGGGGGGGCCAATGCGAGCCAGGGGTTCTTCTCCAATGTCGGCGACACGCAACGTCAGGGCATGGAACTCAATCTGAGCGGCAAATACCGGCAACTGCGTTGGTTTGCCAATTACAGCTTTGTCGAAGCGACCTTTGAAACACCGTTCATCGCCAGCAGCCCATTCAACCCCAAGGCACAGGACTTGAATGGCGATGGCGTCGCCGCCGAAATTCAGGTCAAGCGCGGTGATCGGATTCCCGGAATACCTGAACATTCGCTCAAGCTGGGGGGCGATTACTCATTCACACCGCAACTCACGCTGGGCGCGGACTTGATATACAACTCCAATCAGTTTCTGCGTGGCGACGAGGCCAACCTGTTGAGTCCCATCGATGGTTACGCGATCGTCAATCTCCGCGGTCAGTATGAATTCAACAAACACCTGACCGTCTTCGCGGACATCGAGAATCTGTTCGACACCGATTACGAAAACTTCGGCATTCTGGGTGATCCGACCCCGGTTTTCCCCAGTTTCACCAACCCGCGTTTTCTGAGTCCTGGTGCGCCACGCGGTGGGTGGGTTGGCATTAAGATTAGCTTATAACCCACTAATAAATGATATATTTATTTTATAAGCTAAAGTTATTTCTCAACCCTCTTTAACAAGGAGCCAAAAGCGTCAGTTGAGGACGATGACGCCCCAAGGGCCCTTGCCTACCTCGACATTGGTAATGACTTCGCCCTTGGCGGTGTCGATCACGGACACGGTGTTATTGGCGCCATTGGTGGTGTACAACCGGCTGCCATCGCGATTCAGCGCCAGTCCCCATACCCGCGGTCCGACCGGGATTTCCCCCTTGACTTGCAACGTGTCCGCATCGAGCACGAAGACCTTGTTGGCGCGGCCGCCGGCCACGTACAGCAGTTTTTGATCACGACTCAACAGCACGTCCTTGGGCTTGGCCTCCTTCTCACCGGTATTGCCGGTCCGGTCCACCTTGAGCGTGCTCATATCCACGCGCTTGATCTCGCCCCCCACTTCAGTGGAGGCATAGGCGTATTTGCCATCCGCTGAAAATGTGACCGAACGCGGCCGGGCGCCCACCAGGATGTTGGCGATAATTTTATGCTCCGGCACGGCAATGACGTGCAGCATGTTGGTGGACTCGCTGGTCACGATCACGCGGGTGCCGTCGGGCGAGACCGCGACACCTTCCGGTTCGAGGCCCACCGGCACCAGCGCCTTGCGTTTGCCGGTCTTGGGGTCATAGACGGCGGCCTTGCCGTCATTCTCCATGGAGATGTACATCGTCCCGTTGGGATGGACGGCAAACGCCTCCGGATCGGGGCCGGAACTGAATTTACGGACGACCTTCATCTTTTGGGCATCGATCACCGCGATTTTGCCTTCATCCCCCAGCGCCACGTAAACCCACTTGCCGTCCGGGGACTTGCCGATGCCACGCGGCCGCTTGCCCACGGCGATGGTGTTCTCCACCTGATTGGTGGCGGCGTTGATTACGGATATGGAATTGCCATTTTCATTGCTGACCCATACCTGGCCCGCCGGCTCCGCTGCCGCGGCGAACAGCGGCCACGCCAGTATTATCGTCATCACGCAACGCATCACCTGCTTTTTCATTCGCGCTCCTCTCAAAATTTCAATGAAGTTATTTCTTGCACTCGACATTGCCCAGACTGTCCAAATCCTCCACGCCCCTGGCCACGCCCTTGACCGGCGCCTCGCCCATCAGTTTGTCGCCCTCCACCAGCATCAGTGGCTGGCGCAACTGGCCATTGGGACGAAAATTCATCTCGATGCCTTTTTGGCCATCGAATTTGAGTTGGGTTTTCAAGTAATCCAGCACCGCCGCCGGATCGGCGCTCTGCACCCGGATGACGGTATCTCCCAGCATCTTCATCGCCGCCCACCCCGCCCAGGCCGTATCGTCCATCGCCTTGTGGTAGGTCTTCTCGAAACGATCATTGAGCTGGGTTGCCGAATATTTCTCCGCCGTATGGTGCCAGGCCTGCGCCACGGCTCTGGAGTCCGGATTTTTCCGCCGCCATTGCGCCTCGGCATCGCGTTTCATCGCCTGGCTCGGCAATACATGCAGCAAATTGGCGCTGCACTGCGCCCGCAAGTCATCGTCATCCAAGGCAACATTGAGGACCGCCACGCCGGGCAGTGCATCAGCCAATTGGTGCAGGCCGCTTGCATCGGTCGCGGCGATAACCGCCACCGGATGCGCCTTCTTGAGCGCCTGGACATCCGCCGCCCTCTCCAGCTTGAAAGACTGGCCCAGAAACTCGCCCTGCTGATTGGCCTCCTTCAAACCCTGCGTGGCGCCCTTCCAGGCCGAATCGCCCTTGGCGCCGTAATACATCACCGTGACCACGCCCTTGGACGTGGCTGAAGCGTCAGTCTGTCCGTCAACTACCATGATGGCAACGGGCAGGAGCGCCCACAGCGCAATAAACAGTCTCATTCCTTTCATGCAACAACCTCCTTCATGAGCGCGGACTCCAAAGCCAACTGTACTGGAGGGCGCCAGGCAGAAAAAGTCCGTACCCGAGCATTAAGGATAAATTCCCATACCACCTTTGAATGGCGTCGTTGAAATAAAGTGCCGAGATATTTTCCCGATTTACGGCGATTGCAGCGTCAGATAGCGGCGCCGGCCATGGGCCATAAATTGATATAATGATTGGATGAGACCGCCAGATCGTCAGATGCGCGTCCTGCCGCTTCAGGACAACCCGGATTCTGTGTTGATGGCCTCGACCACCGCCGAAGAGCGGCTGCAAATGATGTGGCCGTTGGCGATCGAGGCATGGGCCTTCAAAGGGGAGCCTGTCATTGAATCCGGATTTCCGCGACATATTGTCCATATTCAACGCGGAGGGCGTTGAATACCTCATTGTTGGGGCCTACGCGCTAGCCGCGCACGGCATCCCCCGTGCTACCGGGGACATTGATCTGTGGATTCGCAGATCGCCGGATAATGCCAGGCGGGTTTGGCGGGCGTTGCTTAAATTCGGCGCGCCGCTGTCCGGTTTGACCGAGAATGACCTTCAGACCGAGAAACTGGTGTTCCAAGTTGGCATTGCCCCACGCCGGATTGATATATTGACTTCGATTGACGCCGTGGAATTTGGAGCGGCTTGGAATAATCGTATCGAAATTACACTGGATGGACTGCGCCTGCCGGTCATTCATCGCAGCGATTTGATCATCAACAAACGGGCGGTAGGTCGACCGCAGGACATTGCGGATGTAGCCCGCCTCAATATCACGAAACAATAAGCTCTTTATATGTTGCGTATATGCAACAATTTATACTGGCCATAATGTAGTTATGTGGTGGTAGTGATTCAAAAATAGTTGCAATGTCGCTTATGAATGTATTAATCTAAGCACCGCGAATCGGAGGATTCGTACTGTCACATGCGCTTGGGGGATCTTAAGCGGATGAGACAACTTAAGCTTAAGTTTTTAGAGGTTAGAAATTAATCACTTCCGTTAGGAGGAAACACAATGAAATTTGCCAAGACCAAACTCGCAGCCGCCATCGCCGCCGCGACCATGGCTTCCGCAGCCAATGCGGTCGTCGTGGTGGGTGGTGACAACGGCTGGGAAGTCAGCTTTGACGGCAACGTCAACGCCTTCTATACCTACATGGATCAGGACAACACCACGACCCAGTGTACAAATGCTGCTGGTGTTGGGACGGCTTGCGGCGTAAGTTTAGGTTCGCATCTCACCGCAAAGGGTGAAACTTCCTCACGTGTCCATTCCGGGTTCCTGCCGGCCTTCTTCAGCTTCAACGTGAAGAGCCCGACGGTGAACGGATTGACCGGTAAGGCCCGTTTCAGCTTCGCCCCGACCATTCAGCGTAACAAGTCCAGCAACGGCATCAATTCCGACACCTCCGGCCTCACCGGCCTGACTGGCGCTACGATCGACACTCGTGAAGTGCTGGCCGCAGTCGATGGCAGCTTCGGTGAAGTCAGCTTCGGCCGTACGCTGTCCATTTATGGCCGCCAGGCGATTCTGCATGACATGACCCTGTTCGGTGTCGGCAACAACACCAACAACCCGGACTTCGGCACAGTGACCGCCGGCCGCATCGGCATCGGTTACCTGTATCCGGATTTCGAGGCTCGTTTTGCCTGGGCATCGCCGGCCGTCAACGGCTTCAAGTTGGAAGTGGGCGCCTATGACCCGACTGAGCCGGGAGGCTTGGCTGGTGGCGCATCGACTCAGGAGACCGACACGCCGCGGTTCGAAGGTGAATTGACCTATGCGACCACCTTCACGGGTGGTGACGTCCTGCTGTGGGTCGATGGCATGTGGCAGTCAGTGCAGAAAATCCCCAACAATGCCGGCGCAACGTTCAGTGAGGATCTTACCGGCGTGGGTGGCGGCGCAAACCTAAACTGGAATAACTTCGGTCTGACAGGTTATTACCAGCAGGATGACGGTACCGGTCTGTTGTTCAAGTTCCCCGGCTTTGGTACCGGCGCATCAATCCTCGGCAGTTCCTTTAATTGCGATACCGCAGGGGCTGTTGGAGTGAATGGAGGCGTTGGAACGGGCGCCAACTGCAAAACCTCGGATCAAAACGAGTGGTATGTCCAGGGCACCTACACCTTCGGCGGCAAAACCAAGGTCGGCTTCAGCTACGGCGAGGCCAACCAGAATGGCAGTAATCCGACCGTCGGTACTGGTGTTCCATTTGCCGATGTTGAAAACAGCATGTGGTCTATCGGCGTGTATCACGACATGACCTCTTGGCTGAAACTAATCGCCGAATACAACAATGTCGATCAGGAGAACACTCTGGACCTGACCGGAACCGGCGGTATCAAGACACATACCAAGGGCGGGTACGACAGCTTCAGCGTCGGCGCCTTCCTGACCTGGTAAGTCTTAAAAGAAGTTCTGGTAGTTCTAAAAGGCGCATCTTCGGATGCGCCTTTTTTTTTGTTCCTGTTATCATTTCCTTTCATGGAATCATATCCCAAAGCCATTCCTGCGCTTGCCCGTGCGACAAAGTGTCAGGAGTCTGGAGATCTCGCTGGGGCAGTGAGGCATTATCATGAATACCTGCGTGCGGTACCCACGGATGCGGAAATCTGGCATGCGCTTGGCGGCGTTGAGTTCCAGCGCGGCCAGATCGCAGACGCGATAAAGGCACTTAAAAAAGCCGTTACGTTGCGACCAGCAGACAATGATTATCTCAATGATCTGGCCGGGTTGTATCTGGCCGACAAACGCCTTCCAGAGGCCGAGCAGGCATGCCGCGAGTTGTTAAGAATCAACCCGGATTATCTGCCGGCTGCTTATAATCTTGCACTGATCAGCTCACAGCAAGGGCGACTTCCTGAATGCATACAGCTATTGCGCGAAATTATTAATCGTAAGCCGGATTGGGCGGCGGCGCATTACAATCTGGGCGTAGCCCTGGCGGAATTGGGCGACCATGAAGCTGCATTACCAGCGTTCAAAATGGCGGTGCATTTGGAACCTTATTTCGCCGCCGGTCATATCAGTCTGGCACGAACCCTGCGCGAACTGGCCTTCTCCAAATCCGCCATCGAACATTTTCGCAAGGGTTTGGAAATCGAACCTGATAACGTTGACGCCATTATCGACCTCGCCAACCTGCTGGCTGATGACGATAAAATCGATGGGGCGATTCAATTGCTGGAAGCAGTACGTATGCGCCATCCAGGCATTGCCGCCATTCCGGTAACCCTGGGCACGCTGAGCCATCGCATTGGCAACGTATCGCGCGCCGAATACTGGTTTGACCTGGCACTCAAAATCAATCCGCTCGATACAGGCGCCATCTTTGGCAAGGCGCAGGTCCGACGCTACACAAAAACAGATGACATCCTCCTTGGCTTTCTCGAACAACATCTGAACGAAGCGAATATCTCTGATTTGCAGCGATCTTCATTGCATTTTGCACTTGGGAAAATGCACGATGACGTGGGCAATTACGACATTGCATTTGCTCACTTCGAAACTGCAAACAATACAGTTAAAAGAACGACTTATTATGATCGTCAGACGGCAGAAAACTCCATCGACAGCATCATCCAACTTTTTACGGGCGAATTCGTTGGAAAATTGGCATCAATGGGATCGAACTCAGATTTGCCGGTGTTCGTGGTGGGTATGCCGCGCTCTGGCACCACTTTAACGGAGCAGATCATCGCTTCGCATCCACAGGCGCATGGCGCGGGAGAGCTGCTCTATTTCGCCAGCATTTACAACCGGCTGCCACAACTGCTGCGTTCCAACCAGTCCAGCTTGAACTGCATTTCCACAATGACGCCTGAAGCAGCGACCAGAATAGCCGGCAACTATCTGGCACTGCTCAAACGGCATTCGGCTGCAGCCCTTCGGATAGTCAACAAGACACCGGGCAATTTCATGTTCCTCGGCTTCATCGCGGGGCTATTCCCTGATTCGAAAATCGTTCATTGCGTGCGCGACCCGATGGATGTTTGTCTGTCCATTTATTTCCAGTCCTTTAAAGAAGGTCATGCGTACTCGTGGGACCTTCTCGATATAGGTCATTTTTACCAATTGTATGCGCGATTGATGCGACACTGGCGTACCGTCATGCCGGATCGCTTTCTGGACCTGAATTACGAGGATCTTATAGCTGAACCGGAAAGCACCAGCCGGCGATTGATTGAATACTGTGGATTACCCTGGGACGATCGATGTCTCCGTTTCTACGAAACGACGCGTGAAGTCAAAACCGCGAGCATCTGGCAGGTACGGCAACCCATTTACAAAACTTCTGCCAGGCGCTGGCGGCACTATGCCAGGCAGCTTGAGCCGTTGCGGAATTTTCTGGCTGAAGATTTGAGATAGCCAAAATGGCTGGTTCTTTGATTTCAATCAACTCTTATGATGAAAATAATTGGCATTATTCCACGTAGTACCCGATAGCGTCAGCAGTACATAATTACGACAATTGCCCATGAGTTTAAAATCCTTGCAGCAGGCCGAGGAGTATCGTCGGTGTGGCGATTTAGCAAACGCGGCTAAATGTTACCGTGATTATTTACGTGAAACCCCGGGAGACGCCGAGCGATGGCATGCGTTGGCGGGCTTGGAATACCAGCGTGGCCGGATTCCTGAGGCGATCCAAACACTCAAAAAGGCCATTGCATTAAGGCCGACTTTCATCGGTTACATCAACGACCTCGGCAGGCTTTATTTCTCCGCCGGCAGATTGGTCGAGGCGGAATCATGCTATCGCAGAGTGGTGTCTGCCATGCCCGACATGGCGACCGCACATTACAATCTCGCGACCGTATTGTCGCAACAACAAAAGACCGAACTCACCATTGAATCATTTGAACGGGCTATCGCCCTGCGTCCGGATTATTTTGAGGCAATTTTTAATCTTGGCTTGGCGTATGTGAGTTTGGAACAATTCGGCCGCGCGGAACAGTGCCTCGTCACCGCGGCACGGCTGATGCCACAGAGGTCCGAGGTGCATAACCGCCTCGCCTACATCTACGAGAAACAAGGCAGGCATGAGGCGGCCGTTGAGGCCCTGAGACTGGCTGTGACCCATGATCGCAAGGATGCCACGCTAAACATCAACCTTATCCGAATGCTGTATAGGACTGGCAGGACTGACGAGGCCATTGCAAAACTCAGGGAATTGCTGGCTGTCGATCCCACCAACGTCAAGGCCCGGATCAGTTTGGCCAAGATATTGCGGGATTGCGGTGATATCCATGCGGCGGAACAGGAATATCTCGCGGCTTTGGAACGAGATGGCAACAGCGTGGACGCTTGTTTCGATCTGGTCTTAATCAAGAAAATAACATCTGCAGATCAATGGCTGGCAAAAAAAATCGACCAACTTCTCGCCCAGCCCGGGCAGACGGACAAAATTCGCAGTGCTTTGCATTTCGCTTCCGGCAAAATTCACGATGATCTGAACGAATATGCACAGGCATTCAGCCACTATAGCGAA
Proteins encoded in this region:
- a CDS encoding response regulator transcription factor, producing the protein MIDPDDGNNKKIRVLLVDDHAVVRAGYSALLKNTDCIEVVAEAENGNSAIKIFTDVHPDVVIMDLSLPGIGGLDAMRRILARDPHARILVFSMHEDIAFVEQALQAGACGYITKSSAPHVLVEAVRRIAAGDIYMDGEIAQRMAFQKVRGRDTPFAHLSTREFEIFCLLAEGLSAQDISRRLSLSYKTVANYSTQIRNKLNVDTNAELTRLAIRHGLVKA
- a CDS encoding TonB-dependent receptor → MKRRSAVLPVACLTTSLLGMGVQAAAEEPAPETLQEVEVIGVTPTHGVGLPKEQIPVNVQSATSTDLERAQSMDLARYLNTNLGSVNINEVTGNPLQPDVQFRGFTSSPLLGTPQGLAVYVDGVRVNEVFGDIVNWDLIPDSIISSINLIGGANPLFGQNTLGGALSIQTKNGFTDPGISNEVSGGSFGRVTNSFEAGGNNGTLGYFLNVRYFDEDGWRKASPSNAVNVYGSVGWHTSGNTLDLHVYSGDTSLTGLQPIPVQQLAQDRRAFFTATDNTGNTLAMVNLEGAHWFNEKTEVSGNVYYRSVDTNGFNSNVAPFTSDGAGFLVDDDGNPVLDQNGAPVPDTFNASNVITKTQQQSYGGALQFTFLQSLFQRGNQFIAGAAWNQGLVDFNSKSQAAQLLPTLFTTTDANIFFPIQASGLSGRSRTVSGYFTDTLSLTDKLNLTVSGRYNNTHIVLADALGTDPQINGQHDFTRFNPAAGLTWQALPALNVYGGYSESSRAPTQVELECADSTAPCLLPNSFLSDPPLKQVVAKSFEGGLRGKLMNAVDWNVDAFSTTNGNDIIFQTTGGANASQGFFSNVGDTQRQGMELNLSGKYRQLRWFANYSFVEATFETPFIASSPFNPKAQDLNGDGVAAEIQVKRGDRIPGIPEHSLKLGGDYSFTPQLTLGADLIYNSNQFLRGDEANLLSPIDGYAIVNLRGQYEFNKHLTVFADIENLFDTDYENFGILGDPTPVFPSFTNPRFLSPGAPRGGWVGIKISL
- a CDS encoding PQQ-dependent catabolism-associated beta-propeller protein, with the translated sequence MKKQVMRCVMTIILAWPLFAAAAEPAGQVWVSNENGNSISVINAATNQVENTIAVGKRPRGIGKSPDGKWVYVALGDEGKIAVIDAQKMKVVRKFSSGPDPEAFAVHPNGTMYISMENDGKAAVYDPKTGKRKALVPVGLEPEGVAVSPDGTRVIVTSESTNMLHVIAVPEHKIIANILVGARPRSVTFSADGKYAYASTEVGGEIKRVDMSTLKVDRTGNTGEKEAKPKDVLLSRDQKLLYVAGGRANKVFVLDADTLQVKGEIPVGPRVWGLALNRDGSRLYTTNGANNTVSVIDTAKGEVITNVEVGKGPWGVIVLN
- a CDS encoding ABC transporter substrate-binding protein: MKGMRLFIALWALLPVAIMVVDGQTDASATSKGVVTVMYYGAKGDSAWKGATQGLKEANQQGEFLGQSFKLERAADVQALKKAHPVAVIAATDASGLHQLADALPGVAVLNVALDDDDLRAQCSANLLHVLPSQAMKRDAEAQWRRKNPDSRAVAQAWHHTAEKYSATQLNDRFEKTYHKAMDDTAWAGWAAMKMLGDTVIRVQSADPAAVLDYLKTQLKFDGQKGIEMNFRPNGQLRQPLMLVEGDKLMGEAPVKGVARGVEDLDSLGNVECKK
- a CDS encoding DUF6036 family nucleotidyltransferase: MNPDFRDILSIFNAEGVEYLIVGAYALAAHGIPRATGDIDLWIRRSPDNARRVWRALLKFGAPLSGLTENDLQTEKLVFQVGIAPRRIDILTSIDAVEFGAAWNNRIEITLDGLRLPVIHRSDLIINKRAVGRPQDIADVARLNITKQ
- a CDS encoding porin gives rise to the protein MKFAKTKLAAAIAAATMASAANAVVVVGGDNGWEVSFDGNVNAFYTYMDQDNTTTQCTNAAGVGTACGVSLGSHLTAKGETSSRVHSGFLPAFFSFNVKSPTVNGLTGKARFSFAPTIQRNKSSNGINSDTSGLTGLTGATIDTREVLAAVDGSFGEVSFGRTLSIYGRQAILHDMTLFGVGNNTNNPDFGTVTAGRIGIGYLYPDFEARFAWASPAVNGFKLEVGAYDPTEPGGLAGGASTQETDTPRFEGELTYATTFTGGDVLLWVDGMWQSVQKIPNNAGATFSEDLTGVGGGANLNWNNFGLTGYYQQDDGTGLLFKFPGFGTGASILGSSFNCDTAGAVGVNGGVGTGANCKTSDQNEWYVQGTYTFGGKTKVGFSYGEANQNGSNPTVGTGVPFADVENSMWSIGVYHDMTSWLKLIAEYNNVDQENTLDLTGTGGIKTHTKGGYDSFSVGAFLTW
- a CDS encoding sulfotransferase, which codes for MESYPKAIPALARATKCQESGDLAGAVRHYHEYLRAVPTDAEIWHALGGVEFQRGQIADAIKALKKAVTLRPADNDYLNDLAGLYLADKRLPEAEQACRELLRINPDYLPAAYNLALISSQQGRLPECIQLLREIINRKPDWAAAHYNLGVALAELGDHEAALPAFKMAVHLEPYFAAGHISLARTLRELAFSKSAIEHFRKGLEIEPDNVDAIIDLANLLADDDKIDGAIQLLEAVRMRHPGIAAIPVTLGTLSHRIGNVSRAEYWFDLALKINPLDTGAIFGKAQVRRYTKTDDILLGFLEQHLNEANISDLQRSSLHFALGKMHDDVGNYDIAFAHFETANNTVKRTTYYDRQTAENSIDSIIQLFTGEFVGKLASMGSNSDLPVFVVGMPRSGTTLTEQIIASHPQAHGAGELLYFASIYNRLPQLLRSNQSSLNCISTMTPEAATRIAGNYLALLKRHSAAALRIVNKTPGNFMFLGFIAGLFPDSKIVHCVRDPMDVCLSIYFQSFKEGHAYSWDLLDIGHFYQLYARLMRHWRTVMPDRFLDLNYEDLIAEPESTSRRLIEYCGLPWDDRCLRFYETTREVKTASIWQVRQPIYKTSARRWRHYARQLEPLRNFLAEDLR
- a CDS encoding sulfotransferase produces the protein MSLKSLQQAEEYRRCGDLANAAKCYRDYLRETPGDAERWHALAGLEYQRGRIPEAIQTLKKAIALRPTFIGYINDLGRLYFSAGRLVEAESCYRRVVSAMPDMATAHYNLATVLSQQQKTELTIESFERAIALRPDYFEAIFNLGLAYVSLEQFGRAEQCLVTAARLMPQRSEVHNRLAYIYEKQGRHEAAVEALRLAVTHDRKDATLNINLIRMLYRTGRTDEAIAKLRELLAVDPTNVKARISLAKILRDCGDIHAAEQEYLAALERDGNSVDACFDLVLIKKITSADQWLAKKIDQLLAQPGQTDKIRSALHFASGKIHDDLNEYAQAFSHYSEANRIRLKSLPPPPTQEENDGYFHAIQSVFTRGFLQSSQGNPSTRPLFVIGMLRSGTTLVEQILSSHPDIHGAGELEYFHNIANKLDVITGCQEKYPKACCLLSNEHMRKITNHYLELLGKHSLVAKYVVDKMPGNYLYLGLIKMLFPNVRIVNCLRNPLDVCLSNYFQTYDVNEHSYAYDLLAMGRQYLFYEKIMRHWHAVMPGQILDIQYEDVVDNTEVESKRMIHFFGLEWDSRCLAFYARKGNIRTASKWQVRQPIYKHSKERWRNYEPYLHPLKELLIAGGAYKGHIAG